One part of the Trichoplusia ni isolate ovarian cell line Hi5 unplaced genomic scaffold, tn1 tig00003472, whole genome shotgun sequence genome encodes these proteins:
- the LOC113507905 gene encoding zinc finger and SCAN domain-containing protein 31-like isoform X2 encodes MNIDPNDGFPQKICKQCKEDVQSASLLRIKSQTSDIELKNLRKKYENTKTEIYTTKIEEIHTELADHHDICIEINNSNPNMPIPEIKIEIQCDSSKEDGVTTWRAEEPVKKLSRKEKRQRYLDLVEGKLDPCGPVKCRVCKKSVSKWSCFISHAKLHLGFNFMCEFCGKSFISTTQLKRHCRSYHGMERDLQCKHCSYLALDNAQLKVHTRRQHTFERPYVCDTCSASYHSRRCLVQHLESHRTVATVQCDQCPQVFKSSRQLSRHRYRTHSLRVQAYKNS; translated from the exons ATGAAT ATCGATCCAAACGATGGTTTTCCTCAAAAAATATGCAAACAGTGCAAAGAAGACGTTCAGTCCGCATCCTTACTACGTATTAAAAGTCAAACAAGCGATATAGAACTGAAGAATTTACGCAAGAAATACGAAAACACAAAAACCGAAATATATACAacaaaaattgaagaaataCACACTGAATTAGCAGATCATCATGATATATGCATAGAAATTAACAATTCAAATCCTAATATGCCAATACcagaaataaaaatcgaaatacaaTGTGACAGTTCAAAAGAAGATGGCGTCACAACATGGCGGGCAGAGGAACCTGTTAAAAAGTTATCGAGGAAGGAAAAGAGACAAAGATATTTGGATTTAGTGGAAGGAAAGTTGGACCCGTGTGGTCCAGTCAAGTGCAGAGTTTGTAAGAAATCGGTCAGCAAATGGTCCTGTTTCATAAGCCACGCGAAATTACATTTGGGGTTCAATTTCATGTGTGAA ttctgTGGCAAAAGTTTCATATCGACAACACAATTGAAACGCCACTGCAGGTCGTATCACGGCATGGAGAGGGACCTGCAATGCAAACACTGCAGCTATCTCGCTTTAGATAATGCGCAACTTAAG GTACACACACGTCGTCAGCATACATTTGAGCGTCCCTACGTGTGCGACACCTGCAGTGCTTCATATCACAGCCGGCGGTGCCTAGTGCAGCACCTGGAGAGCCATCGGACTGTCGCTACCGTGCAG TGCGACCAATGCCCACAAGTATTCAAGTCATCACGACAGCTCTCAAGACATCGTTACAGAACGCATAGCCTCCGCGTGCAAGCATACAAAAACAGCTga
- the LOC113507905 gene encoding putative zinc finger protein 730 isoform X3, whose protein sequence is MFDKCRLCLMDTNLLPLFENIEEIDKYKNVLCDTTGLEIDPNDGFPQKICKQCKEDVQSASLLRIKSQTSDIELKNLRKKYENTKTEIYTTKIEEIHTELADHHDICIEINNSNPNMPIPEIKIEIQCDSSKEDGVTTWRAEEPVKKLSRKEKRQRYLDLVEGKLDPCGPVKCRVCKKSVSKWSCFISHAKLHLGFNFMCEVHTRRQHTFERPYVCDTCSASYHSRRCLVQHLESHRTVATVQCDQCPQVFKSSRQLSRHRYRTHSLRVQAYKNS, encoded by the exons ATGTTTGATAAATGTCGATTATGTTTGATGGATACGAATTTATTGCCTTTATTCGAAAATATAGAAGAAATAGACAAATACAAGAATGTTTTGTGTGACACGACTGGTTTAGAG ATCGATCCAAACGATGGTTTTCCTCAAAAAATATGCAAACAGTGCAAAGAAGACGTTCAGTCCGCATCCTTACTACGTATTAAAAGTCAAACAAGCGATATAGAACTGAAGAATTTACGCAAGAAATACGAAAACACAAAAACCGAAATATATACAacaaaaattgaagaaataCACACTGAATTAGCAGATCATCATGATATATGCATAGAAATTAACAATTCAAATCCTAATATGCCAATACcagaaataaaaatcgaaatacaaTGTGACAGTTCAAAAGAAGATGGCGTCACAACATGGCGGGCAGAGGAACCTGTTAAAAAGTTATCGAGGAAGGAAAAGAGACAAAGATATTTGGATTTAGTGGAAGGAAAGTTGGACCCGTGTGGTCCAGTCAAGTGCAGAGTTTGTAAGAAATCGGTCAGCAAATGGTCCTGTTTCATAAGCCACGCGAAATTACATTTGGGGTTCAATTTCATGTGTGAA GTACACACACGTCGTCAGCATACATTTGAGCGTCCCTACGTGTGCGACACCTGCAGTGCTTCATATCACAGCCGGCGGTGCCTAGTGCAGCACCTGGAGAGCCATCGGACTGTCGCTACCGTGCAG TGCGACCAATGCCCACAAGTATTCAAGTCATCACGACAGCTCTCAAGACATCGTTACAGAACGCATAGCCTCCGCGTGCAAGCATACAAAAACAGCTga
- the LOC113507905 gene encoding zinc finger and SCAN domain-containing protein 31-like isoform X1, producing MFDKCRLCLMDTNLLPLFENIEEIDKYKNVLCDTTGLEIDPNDGFPQKICKQCKEDVQSASLLRIKSQTSDIELKNLRKKYENTKTEIYTTKIEEIHTELADHHDICIEINNSNPNMPIPEIKIEIQCDSSKEDGVTTWRAEEPVKKLSRKEKRQRYLDLVEGKLDPCGPVKCRVCKKSVSKWSCFISHAKLHLGFNFMCEFCGKSFISTTQLKRHCRSYHGMERDLQCKHCSYLALDNAQLKVHTRRQHTFERPYVCDTCSASYHSRRCLVQHLESHRTVATVQCDQCPQVFKSSRQLSRHRYRTHSLRVQAYKNS from the exons ATGTTTGATAAATGTCGATTATGTTTGATGGATACGAATTTATTGCCTTTATTCGAAAATATAGAAGAAATAGACAAATACAAGAATGTTTTGTGTGACACGACTGGTTTAGAG ATCGATCCAAACGATGGTTTTCCTCAAAAAATATGCAAACAGTGCAAAGAAGACGTTCAGTCCGCATCCTTACTACGTATTAAAAGTCAAACAAGCGATATAGAACTGAAGAATTTACGCAAGAAATACGAAAACACAAAAACCGAAATATATACAacaaaaattgaagaaataCACACTGAATTAGCAGATCATCATGATATATGCATAGAAATTAACAATTCAAATCCTAATATGCCAATACcagaaataaaaatcgaaatacaaTGTGACAGTTCAAAAGAAGATGGCGTCACAACATGGCGGGCAGAGGAACCTGTTAAAAAGTTATCGAGGAAGGAAAAGAGACAAAGATATTTGGATTTAGTGGAAGGAAAGTTGGACCCGTGTGGTCCAGTCAAGTGCAGAGTTTGTAAGAAATCGGTCAGCAAATGGTCCTGTTTCATAAGCCACGCGAAATTACATTTGGGGTTCAATTTCATGTGTGAA ttctgTGGCAAAAGTTTCATATCGACAACACAATTGAAACGCCACTGCAGGTCGTATCACGGCATGGAGAGGGACCTGCAATGCAAACACTGCAGCTATCTCGCTTTAGATAATGCGCAACTTAAG GTACACACACGTCGTCAGCATACATTTGAGCGTCCCTACGTGTGCGACACCTGCAGTGCTTCATATCACAGCCGGCGGTGCCTAGTGCAGCACCTGGAGAGCCATCGGACTGTCGCTACCGTGCAG TGCGACCAATGCCCACAAGTATTCAAGTCATCACGACAGCTCTCAAGACATCGTTACAGAACGCATAGCCTCCGCGTGCAAGCATACAAAAACAGCTga